TTGGTCGCGAAGCGCGGATCGGTCGCTGCCTCGGGGATTCCGAGTGCCGCACACAGCTGCTGGAACTGCCGGTCGGTGCCGACGGCGATGACAACCGGCCTGTCGGCAGCCGGGAACAGCTGGTAGGGCGCGATTGAAGGGTGGCGGTTCCCGAAGATGCCCGGGACGGCGCCTGCCGCGGTGTAGCCGACACTCTGGTTGACCATGCTCGACAGCAGGGTACTGAGCAGGTTGACTTCGACGAGCTGGCCCCGGCCGCTGCTCTCCCGTGCCCGAAGCGCAGCCAGCACGCCGATCGCGGCGTGCAGTCCGGTCAGCACGTCGACCAGGGCGACGCCGGCCTTGACCGGCGCGCCGGGGCCGGGGCCGGTCACACTCATCAGTCCCCCGACCGCCTGTACCAGCAGGTCGTAGCCGGGCAGCGCCGCGGCCGCCTCTTCCGAGCCGAAGCCGGTGATCGAGCAATACACGAGCCGCGGGTTGATCGCGGCGACCTGCTCGTAGGACAGGCCATGCCGTGCCATCGTGCCCGGACGGAAGTTCTCAATCAGCACGTCAGCGCGCCGGATCAGCTCGACCAGGTCGCCGTTGTCGTCGGCCACGGACATATCGGCTGTGAAGGATCGCTTGTTGCGGTTCACCGACAGGAAGTATGTCGCCTCATGGTCATCCGTGAACGGCGGCCCCCATTGACGGGTGTCGTCACCGGTACCGGGACGCTCGATCTTGATCACGTCGGCGCCAAGGTCACCGAACAGCATCGTCGCGTAGGGCGCGGCCAGCACCCGGCTGAAATCGGCAACAACGATTCCGGCCAGCGCGCCGACAGGCTGGTTTTGCGAACCTATGTCATTCATTTGGCTTTCCTTCCGAGGTGATCACGAGGTGATCAGTGAGCGGCCGCGGGGACGGCGTTGTTGAACAGGGCAGGCCGCACGATCAGCATGATCGCGGCAGCCAGCAGCGGCAGCAGCGTGACCTGCAGCAGGCCGGCTCCCTGCCAGCCCAGCGCGGGCACCAGCGCCGCAAACAGCAGCCCGGAGAAGGCGGCCGATCCGTAATAACACGTGACGAACAGGCCGGCGGCACGCCCGACCTGGTACGGACGGACCGCGCGCTGGATAGCGCTGTTGGTGTTGGGGAAGAAGACGCCGGTACCGAACACACCCATCAGGCAAGCGAACACACACTGCCAGGCGAAGGATGCCTGTACTACGTAGATCAGCACGCCGACCACCGCCATGACGACCAGGGAAACGATCAGCAGGGTCCGCTGGTTGATGCGGTCGCCGATCCAGCCGCCGAACAGACCGGCCACGCCGCCGATGCCCACGAAGCTGAGAGCCAGCGCGGCCTCCCCGGTGGACACGTGAAGCTGAGTGGTCAGGAACGTCGGGTACAGGCCCAGGAACCCGTAGAGGGCGAGGGCACCGCAGCCGGAAGCGGCAGCGATGGCCAGGGAGTTGCGGTTGTAGGCCTTGGCCGGCATGTAATCGTAGGAGCCTTCGACGCCGGTCATGCTGATGGCGCGCTCGGTGAACTTGGGGCTGACGACGAACATGGCCACGACGGCGATCACCAGGCCGAGCAGCCCGAAGATGGTGAACGGAGCCCGCCAGGATCCGAAGTTGGCGGAGAACATGACACCCAAAGGCGGGCCGAAGGTAGCACCCAGACCGAAAGCGAAGCCCAGGACACCGAGGGCAAGGCCGCGGCGGTTGTGGAAGAAGGCGCCCACAGCGGCGAACAGTGCCGCGGCCTGCATCCCTTCACCCAGCCCCGAGATGATCCGGTACAGGGCCATATCGCCCCAGGAGGAGGCCAGCGGCGTTGCCAGCGTGCCCAGGGAGTAGATCACGATGCTGAATATCAGGACCGTCTTGCGCGAAAAGCGCTCGACCAGGAAGCCCGCAGGGATGCCTGCAATGGCCATCCCCAAAGTGAAGATTGTGGCCAGCAGTCCGCCCGCCTGCAGGTTGAACCCGTATTCCTTGCTGATGGTGCCCAGCAAGGGCGGGAAGACCTGCCTGTCCATCGCGTTAAGCATGAAGGTCAGGGCCAGCACGGCGAGCGAAACACCGGCAACGACCTTGGAGGGCATGCCCTCAGGGTTGTTCTTTACCCGGGATGGCGCCGGACTGGCAGGGATTGCGTCCATGGAAATCGCATCCATGGGCTCGGGGTACGTGGGTACGGCGTGGCCAACGGTGGAACCGGCTGCACCGGGGGCCGGGCTGGTGCCGGAAGGTGTGGGGTGGGACATCATTGTCTCCTAGTCGGGAGGGGCTTGCTTCGTATGGGGAATGAAGCCTGCATTGAACTGATGCGAAGTGCGGCAGGGCGGGCCTGTCCGGTCCCATCTGAAGGGGGCCGGCTGAGGATCTGCTCCGGGTTTATCTGGGCTGAAGTGGAGCTCACGGGTCCTGTCATCACGAGGTCTAGAACAATGCTAACGATAGCACCACACTGGAGCGAGTCAAGAGTGGAATCTATTTGATCGATGATCGTCCCCAGCTCTTGACCTGCAGAACGCTCGTGCTATCGTTAGCACATAGGTGGCGCGAAAAGCCGCCATTCCCAGCATATGATGATCCACTAACAGCATTGCGTCAGGAGGAACGATGGTCACGACGAAGGATATCGCTGCACATCTGCAGCTGTCAGTGTCGACCGTCGGCCGTGCCCTGGCCAATGACACCCGCATCAGTGAAGAGACGAAGGCCCGCGTCCGCCAGGCGGCCTCGGAACTGGGCTACGTGGGCAACCACGCTGCCAGGATGATGCGGGGAGCCCCGAGCAACGTGGTGGGACTCGTCATTCCCGACATCCGCAACAGCTTCTACTACACCATCGCCCACGAATTGTCGGCGATCATGGCCGGTGAGGACTACCAGCTGATGCTGGCCGAGACATTCGATGATCGCCTCATCGAGCGCCGCCACCTTCGCGAACTGTCCGCCAGCCGCGCAGCCGGCGTAGTGATCGCTCCGACCCCAAACCCGCACAATGACTCCGTCGGCATGCTGCGCGGTATGCCACACGTCCAGTTGCTGCGAAGGCACGCGTCACTAGGTGCTCAGTGGTTCGGCCTGGATGACCAGCGGGCGCTCCAGGACGCCACCACCCACTTGCTGGATCTGGGCCACACGCGGATCGCGTACATCGGCGCGCCCGCCGACCTGCCCACAGGCCGGGAACGGCTGGAGGGCTACCACCAGGCGCTTCGCGACCGGAGCGTCCCAATACGTTCCAACCTTGTCGAACTAGGCCCCCCGGCGTCGCCCGAGCACGCCCGGGAAGCTGTGCGCCGGCTCCTGAACCGGCCAAGCCCGCCCACCGCCGTCGTGCTTGGATCTGTACTGCACACCGTAGGCGTGCTGGACGGCTTGCTGGAGATGGACGTCGACGTCCCCTCGGAGCTGTCCGTGGTCGGCTTCGGCGATCAGAGCGGGTTCTCCTGGTGGGGCCCCGGCCTCACCACGATCAGTCTTCCCATCGGCGACGTCGCCACGTCCTGCGGGCTGTGGTTTATCCGCAGGCTCAACAATCCGCCGGCCGGAAACGACCCCTACGAGTCGGCATCCGTGGGCTGGCTCGTGCCGCGTGGCAGCACTGCCGCACCACCCGCGGTGACGCGCGAGCGCTCCGCCTAAAGACCGCAACACCCAACAAAAGAGGCGCGCGTGCGTGCCTTCCAAATCGTAGGTGCTAACGATAGCACCGACTTGACCCATTGGAGAGGACAGCATGCTGCCACCGGTCGACTTGCGCCCCCCGTTCAACATCACCCGAACCAGCCACCTGCGCCTGAATGTGGCCGACCTGGCCGCCAGCCGTGATTTCTACACCACGGTCCTCGGCCTGGTGGTGACCGAGGAGGATGACTCCACGATTTACCTGCGTGGCCTCGCTGAGGCCTGTCACCACAGCCTTGTGCTGGAGAAGAGCACCGACGGCGGCACGGCCCGCCGTATCGGATTCCGCGTCTTCTTCGAGGAGGACCTGGACGAGGCCTACCGCTACTTCCGTGACCGGGACCTCCCTGCCGAGTGGGTGGACATGCCGCATCAGGGGCGCACGTTGCATGTCTCAGACCCTGTCGGGACGCCGCTGGAGCTGTGCGCAACCATGGAAACCCGGCCCCGGCTGCACATCAACTTTGAGCAGTACAAAGGCGCCCACGCCCAGCGCCTGGACCACTTCCAGCTGCTCACGCCCGACGTTTACGAACTGTGCGCGTTCTACAGCAAACTTGGTTTCCGAAACTCGGAATACCTTGAGTACGGCGATGAACTCGTAGGCGCCTTCATGTACCGCAAGGGCACCTGCCTTGACCTGGCGATGGTGCCCGGCGACGGTCCAAGCCTGCACCACTTCGCTTACACCGTCTCCGAGAGCCATGACATCTTCACCGCCTGCGACTTCGCCGGCATCCTGGGCTACGGCGACCAGGTGGAACGCGGCCCGGGCCGGCACGGACCGGGCGGAATGCTCTTCGCGTACCTCCGCGACCCGGACGGCCAT
Above is a window of Arthrobacter pascens DNA encoding:
- a CDS encoding CaiB/BaiF CoA transferase family protein, whose product is MNDIGSQNQPVGALAGIVVADFSRVLAAPYATMLFGDLGADVIKIERPGTGDDTRQWGPPFTDDHEATYFLSVNRNKRSFTADMSVADDNGDLVELIRRADVLIENFRPGTMARHGLSYEQVAAINPRLVYCSITGFGSEEAAAALPGYDLLVQAVGGLMSVTGPGPGAPVKAGVALVDVLTGLHAAIGVLAALRARESSGRGQLVEVNLLSTLLSSMVNQSVGYTAAGAVPGIFGNRHPSIAPYQLFPAADRPVVIAVGTDRQFQQLCAALGIPEAATDPRFATNRARVAHVEELDQAITSLTIEQTADHWYRALSARGIPCGPVNDIAGAFAMAGELGLDARVTVGEGQDSVDLAANPITLSDTPVTYVRRPPRLGQHADEVREWLRSPTTTEPPYQDHSSSSINQPMGAHQ
- a CDS encoding LacI family DNA-binding transcriptional regulator, coding for MVTTKDIAAHLQLSVSTVGRALANDTRISEETKARVRQAASELGYVGNHAARMMRGAPSNVVGLVIPDIRNSFYYTIAHELSAIMAGEDYQLMLAETFDDRLIERRHLRELSASRAAGVVIAPTPNPHNDSVGMLRGMPHVQLLRRHASLGAQWFGLDDQRALQDATTHLLDLGHTRIAYIGAPADLPTGRERLEGYHQALRDRSVPIRSNLVELGPPASPEHAREAVRRLLNRPSPPTAVVLGSVLHTVGVLDGLLEMDVDVPSELSVVGFGDQSGFSWWGPGLTTISLPIGDVATSCGLWFIRRLNNPPAGNDPYESASVGWLVPRGSTAAPPAVTRERSA
- a CDS encoding MFS transporter, which translates into the protein MPSKVVAGVSLAVLALTFMLNAMDRQVFPPLLGTISKEYGFNLQAGGLLATIFTLGMAIAGIPAGFLVERFSRKTVLIFSIVIYSLGTLATPLASSWGDMALYRIISGLGEGMQAAALFAAVGAFFHNRRGLALGVLGFAFGLGATFGPPLGVMFSANFGSWRAPFTIFGLLGLVIAVVAMFVVSPKFTERAISMTGVEGSYDYMPAKAYNRNSLAIAAASGCGALALYGFLGLYPTFLTTQLHVSTGEAALALSFVGIGGVAGLFGGWIGDRINQRTLLIVSLVVMAVVGVLIYVVQASFAWQCVFACLMGVFGTGVFFPNTNSAIQRAVRPYQVGRAAGLFVTCYYGSAAFSGLLFAALVPALGWQGAGLLQVTLLPLLAAAIMLIVRPALFNNAVPAAAH
- a CDS encoding VOC family protein is translated as MLPPVDLRPPFNITRTSHLRLNVADLAASRDFYTTVLGLVVTEEDDSTIYLRGLAEACHHSLVLEKSTDGGTARRIGFRVFFEEDLDEAYRYFRDRDLPAEWVDMPHQGRTLHVSDPVGTPLELCATMETRPRLHINFEQYKGAHAQRLDHFQLLTPDVYELCAFYSKLGFRNSEYLEYGDELVGAFMYRKGTCLDLAMVPGDGPSLHHFAYTVSESHDIFTACDFAGILGYGDQVERGPGRHGPGGMLFAYLRDPDGHRVEVFNSHYQTIDLENEPVRWDAASVSTNARWGLPALEQWYFEASPFVGAPLKSPAVRPAPMTLEKFLGSPQPL